The following are encoded together in the Rhizobium brockwellii genome:
- a CDS encoding ABC transporter substrate-binding protein, translated as MLRQVLTTIAITGAMMTAQPSFAASPPNMLVIGTNLTGIRTLDPAQNNARTVSELISNIYDNLVQLSPDDLKTLKPMLAKQWSVTADGKIITLTLRDDAVFQSGNKVTAEDAAWSIQRVIKMGQVGSTDIALWGFTPENVEKLVRAKDEHTLEIELPQAVNTDLVLYSLAGSSIGIVDKKTVLAHEANDDFGGAWLSANSAGSGPFTLAQWRPNDVAIFNAQPKYWDGKPAMARVVARHIPESGNLRLQLEAGDVDVGQYVSSGDLDALATKKDMVIENVPGLGFYYIALNQKDPDLQKPKVREAFQHAFDWKAISGNIMRYTGFPWQSMIPRGMIGAPGEAAVRYDYDPAKAKQLLAEAGYPNGLKKVLNPSGAATLPFAEALQASARAAGLDLDLVPGEFTPAFRERKFEVLLGNSGARLPDPFAVATQYAFNPDNSDEARLGSYYLWRTGMKVDELNTLIDQSMKERDTEKRTDIFKKMDGIYAGMASPLVIFFQRTDPYVMRANVKGYHGHTTWSTRWHDVTKE; from the coding sequence ATGCTGAGACAAGTACTAACAACGATCGCAATTACCGGCGCCATGATGACGGCGCAGCCCAGCTTCGCGGCGTCGCCGCCCAATATGCTGGTGATCGGCACCAATCTCACCGGCATAAGGACGCTCGATCCGGCGCAGAACAATGCCCGCACGGTTTCCGAACTGATCTCGAATATTTACGACAACCTCGTGCAGCTGTCGCCGGACGACCTTAAAACGCTGAAGCCGATGCTCGCGAAGCAATGGAGTGTCACGGCGGATGGCAAGATCATCACACTGACATTACGCGACGACGCGGTCTTCCAGAGCGGCAACAAGGTCACCGCCGAGGATGCGGCCTGGTCGATCCAGCGCGTCATCAAGATGGGTCAGGTCGGCTCCACCGACATCGCGCTCTGGGGCTTCACGCCTGAAAACGTCGAAAAGCTTGTTCGCGCAAAAGACGAACACACGCTCGAGATCGAGCTGCCGCAGGCGGTCAATACCGATCTGGTGCTCTATTCGCTGGCGGGCTCGTCGATCGGCATCGTCGACAAGAAGACGGTTCTGGCGCACGAGGCAAACGACGATTTCGGCGGCGCCTGGCTTTCCGCCAATTCCGCCGGTAGCGGCCCATTCACCTTGGCGCAGTGGCGGCCGAACGATGTCGCGATCTTCAATGCGCAGCCGAAATACTGGGACGGCAAGCCGGCCATGGCGCGCGTTGTCGCTCGTCATATCCCGGAATCCGGCAATCTCCGGCTTCAGCTCGAAGCTGGCGACGTCGATGTCGGCCAGTATGTATCAAGCGGCGACCTCGATGCGCTCGCTACCAAGAAGGACATGGTCATCGAGAATGTCCCGGGTCTCGGCTTCTACTATATCGCCCTCAATCAGAAAGACCCGGATCTGCAGAAGCCGAAGGTTCGCGAGGCCTTCCAGCACGCCTTCGACTGGAAAGCGATCTCCGGCAACATCATGCGCTATACGGGCTTTCCCTGGCAGTCGATGATCCCGCGCGGCATGATCGGCGCTCCCGGTGAGGCGGCGGTCCGCTACGATTACGATCCCGCCAAGGCCAAGCAGCTGCTGGCGGAGGCCGGATATCCCAACGGCCTGAAGAAGGTGCTCAATCCGTCGGGAGCCGCGACCCTGCCCTTCGCCGAAGCGCTGCAGGCGAGTGCGCGCGCCGCCGGCCTCGATCTCGATCTCGTGCCCGGCGAGTTCACGCCGGCCTTCCGCGAGCGCAAATTCGAAGTGCTGCTCGGCAATTCCGGCGCCCGCCTGCCCGATCCCTTCGCCGTGGCCACGCAATATGCCTTCAACCCCGACAATAGCGACGAGGCACGCCTCGGCAGCTATTACCTCTGGCGCACGGGCATGAAAGTGGATGAGCTCAACACGCTCATCGACCAATCGATGAAGGAACGCGACACGGAAAAGCGCACAGACATCTTCAAGAAGATGGATGGCATCTATGCCGGCATGGCTTCACCGCTGGTCATCTTCTTCCAGCGAACCGACCCCTATGTCATGCGCGCCAACGTCAAGGGCTATCACGGGCATACGACATGGTCGACGCGCTGGCATGACGTGACCAAGGAGTAG
- a CDS encoding dihydrodipicolinate synthase family protein, whose translation MSIATMRKALTGVSGVPVTAYDGKGEVEPRITAKVYERVAAAGIHNIVAAGNTGEFYALTPQEIRIVHEAAVSGVNGKAPVTAAIGRSLREAIGMAKDAATIGASAVMSHQPVDPFAAPAAQIDYFCNLADASTLPLVAYVRAEGFGVDDIIRLANHGNIAGIKFATTDLMLLSRAIAAADPAGALFVCGLAESWAPTFTAAGARGFTSGLVNVAPHLSLAVHNALERGDFGAARAIVNQLEPFERMRTKFRNGANVTVVKEAVTYSGLDVGPVRVPGLPLLDRHDREELHRLLRGWDAAGNNQIRPHQQDSAKAAG comes from the coding sequence ATGAGCATCGCAACCATGCGCAAGGCGCTTACAGGCGTATCGGGTGTTCCCGTCACCGCCTATGACGGCAAAGGTGAAGTCGAACCACGGATCACGGCGAAAGTCTATGAGCGGGTGGCGGCAGCCGGCATTCACAACATCGTCGCTGCCGGCAATACCGGGGAATTCTATGCTCTGACGCCGCAGGAAATCAGGATCGTCCATGAGGCGGCGGTTTCAGGCGTCAACGGCAAGGCGCCGGTGACGGCGGCAATCGGCCGGTCGCTGCGCGAGGCGATCGGCATGGCGAAAGATGCGGCGACGATCGGCGCATCCGCCGTCATGTCTCATCAGCCCGTCGATCCTTTCGCAGCACCTGCGGCCCAGATCGACTATTTCTGCAATCTTGCGGATGCTTCCACCCTGCCGCTCGTCGCCTATGTCAGGGCAGAGGGTTTCGGCGTCGACGATATCATTCGTCTCGCAAACCACGGCAATATTGCCGGCATCAAATTTGCCACGACCGATCTGATGCTGTTGTCCAGAGCGATCGCTGCGGCCGATCCGGCCGGCGCACTGTTCGTCTGCGGCCTGGCGGAGAGCTGGGCGCCGACATTTACGGCTGCGGGTGCGCGCGGCTTCACATCCGGCCTCGTCAATGTTGCGCCGCATCTGTCGCTTGCCGTTCACAATGCGCTCGAAAGAGGAGACTTCGGCGCGGCCAGGGCTATCGTCAACCAGCTTGAACCATTCGAGAGGATGCGGACAAAATTCCGCAATGGCGCGAACGTGACTGTCGTCAAGGAGGCCGTCACCTATTCCGGCCTCGATGTCGGCCCCGTGCGCGTGCCGGGATTGCCGCTGCTCGATCGGCATGATCGCGAGGAACTCCATCGGCTGCTTCGGGGCTGGGATGCCGCCGGCAACAACCAGATCCGTCCACACCAGCAGGATTCCGCAAAGGCGGCCGGCTGA
- a CDS encoding SMP-30/gluconolactonase/LRE family protein, whose translation MTAPRIIRPDVRSVIEQPLTVGESPVWDDETGTLWFVDILAPALVRLSASGKIDRFDMPAAIGALGLCRDQRIVVALQTGVHLFDPVSGDFEFVSDPVGPDINCRLNDGKVGPDGHFWIGSISESKPQIDEAALYRVGADGSTRTVATKLTSSNGLAWSPDGRRMYHSDSRQCFLQAFDFDPDAGDLGDGRRLRSFTEDEGRPDGATTDRDGFYWSAGVSAGRLNRISPEGDIVEIYILPVAAPTMPCFGGPNLRTLYVTSLSTDRTGRFEAGKVIAFDVDAEGLPPFRFGANHPSGMAAADHPSGDGGLMKDNGEER comes from the coding sequence ATGACGGCGCCTCGGATCATCCGCCCGGACGTCCGCTCCGTGATTGAGCAGCCGCTGACGGTTGGTGAATCGCCGGTATGGGACGACGAGACCGGCACTTTGTGGTTCGTCGATATTCTGGCGCCGGCGCTCGTCCGGCTCTCGGCTTCAGGAAAGATCGACCGCTTCGACATGCCGGCGGCCATCGGCGCGCTCGGGCTTTGCCGCGATCAAAGGATCGTCGTGGCGCTCCAGACAGGCGTCCATCTCTTCGATCCCGTCTCCGGAGATTTCGAGTTTGTTTCAGATCCGGTCGGACCCGACATCAATTGCCGCCTCAACGATGGAAAGGTCGGTCCCGACGGGCACTTCTGGATCGGCTCGATCAGTGAATCCAAGCCGCAGATCGATGAGGCCGCACTTTACCGCGTGGGCGCCGACGGCAGCACCCGGACCGTGGCCACGAAACTGACGAGCTCCAATGGCCTTGCCTGGTCGCCGGACGGCCGGCGGATGTATCATTCCGACAGCCGGCAATGCTTCCTGCAGGCATTCGATTTCGATCCTGATGCGGGCGACCTCGGCGATGGGCGCCGGCTCCGCAGCTTCACGGAAGACGAGGGTCGGCCGGATGGAGCGACAACCGATCGTGACGGGTTCTACTGGAGCGCCGGGGTTTCCGCCGGTCGCCTCAACCGAATTTCGCCTGAAGGCGACATCGTCGAAATCTACATTCTGCCGGTCGCTGCACCGACGATGCCGTGTTTCGGGGGGCCGAATCTGCGCACCCTCTACGTCACGAGCCTGTCGACAGACCGCACCGGACGTTTCGAGGCGGGGAAGGTCATCGCCTTCGACGTGGATGCAGAGGGCCTGCCGCCGTTTCGCTTCGGGGCCAATCATCCCTCCGGGATGGCAGCGGCCGATCACCCTTCGGGTGACGGCGGATTGATGAAAGATAACGGGGAAGAAAGATGA
- a CDS encoding NAD-dependent epimerase/dehydratase family protein, giving the protein MKRVAVTGAAGRVGTLLRPLLRSHFEHLILIDLQEPEGLAENETFVRADFTKLDEATAALKDIDGVVHLAGIASGIDMNAILHANVLGTYNLYEAARTNKVQRVVYASSNHATGFYPRGQLVSPLDPMRPDSPYGLSKCWGELVAGLYYDTSGIRSLSIRIGNAGTYPNSERSVAIWISARDLAQLVRIGLSHPLIAATVVYGVSDAEEIWWDNGLAARLGYQPQDRPRDHARIEEGSEGPVALAFQGGGFCEINHDGTIRMRDAEGLAKSLETVE; this is encoded by the coding sequence ATGAAACGGGTCGCTGTGACGGGTGCTGCCGGACGTGTAGGGACGCTGCTGCGCCCGCTTCTTCGGTCGCATTTCGAGCACCTCATCCTGATCGATCTGCAGGAGCCTGAAGGGCTTGCCGAAAACGAGACTTTCGTCAGGGCCGACTTTACAAAGCTCGACGAGGCGACGGCTGCGCTGAAGGATATCGACGGCGTCGTCCATCTGGCGGGTATCGCAAGCGGCATCGACATGAACGCCATTCTGCACGCGAATGTGCTTGGAACTTACAATCTTTACGAAGCAGCGCGGACCAACAAGGTCCAGCGGGTCGTCTATGCATCGAGCAACCATGCCACAGGCTTTTATCCGCGCGGCCAGCTCGTGTCGCCGCTCGATCCGATGCGCCCCGACAGCCCTTATGGACTTTCCAAATGCTGGGGCGAACTTGTGGCGGGGCTGTATTACGACACATCAGGCATTCGCTCTCTTTCCATCCGCATCGGCAATGCGGGCACCTATCCCAACAGCGAGCGATCCGTTGCGATCTGGATCAGCGCGCGAGACCTGGCGCAATTGGTCAGGATCGGCCTGTCGCACCCGTTGATCGCAGCAACGGTGGTCTACGGCGTTTCTGATGCCGAGGAGATCTGGTGGGACAACGGTCTGGCGGCACGATTGGGTTACCAGCCACAGGACCGGCCGCGCGATCACGCGCGCATCGAAGAGGGATCCGAAGGGCCGGTCGCGCTGGCGTTCCAGGGAGGCGGGTTCTGTGAGATCAATCACGACGGCACCATCCGCATGCGCGACGCCGAGGGTCTGGCCAAGAGCCTGGAGACGGTTGAATGA
- a CDS encoding FadR/GntR family transcriptional regulator, whose amino-acid sequence MTFAVDAVSNRGATRFSDIIYEKIVGMIADGNFPVNERLPPETKLAADFGASRPVVREALERLRADGLVVSRKGSGSYVRQRPDSSMLKMVPVGSLADVQRFFEFRAGLEAEAAELAARNWQPDDRERIMAALLSIEQCLRDGELGAEEDQALHDAIAMATGNQFHITLREWFKPHFAIGHSVTRSLSLKRTPEQIRSVQDEHAVIVEAIFAHRETEAHDAMKTHILNARARMFQGV is encoded by the coding sequence GTGACATTCGCGGTCGATGCCGTTTCGAACAGGGGCGCAACGCGCTTCAGCGACATCATCTACGAAAAGATCGTGGGGATGATCGCCGACGGCAACTTTCCGGTGAACGAACGACTGCCGCCGGAGACGAAGCTCGCCGCTGATTTCGGCGCATCGAGACCCGTCGTGCGCGAAGCGCTCGAACGCTTGAGAGCCGATGGGCTGGTCGTTTCGCGCAAGGGTTCCGGTTCCTATGTCAGGCAAAGGCCGGATTCGTCGATGCTGAAAATGGTACCGGTCGGCTCCTTGGCCGATGTCCAGCGGTTCTTCGAATTTCGCGCCGGTCTCGAAGCCGAGGCGGCGGAGCTTGCGGCGCGAAACTGGCAGCCGGACGACAGGGAGCGAATAATGGCAGCGCTTCTTTCGATCGAGCAATGTTTGCGCGACGGGGAGCTTGGCGCCGAAGAGGATCAGGCTCTGCATGATGCAATTGCCATGGCGACCGGTAACCAGTTCCACATCACCTTGCGCGAGTGGTTCAAGCCGCATTTCGCCATCGGGCATTCCGTTACGCGAAGCTTGAGCTTGAAGCGGACGCCAGAGCAGATCCGCAGCGTCCAGGATGAGCATGCGGTGATCGTCGAGGCGATCTTCGCGCACCGGGAAACCGAGGCGCACGATGCGATGAAGACACACATACTGAATGCTCGCGCCCGGATGTTCCAGGGCGTTTGA
- a CDS encoding ABC transporter substrate-binding protein has translation MAKEILSRGVTRRAVLGGMAGVAALSIAGRVSAAGGEAPALAQLAKDGKLPPLAERLPKKPMVVTPFEKVGTYGGSLRRGLRGSSDHNGILRMVGNQSLVRWNLDFTAVQPNLAERWEVSDDATQFTFHLIEGVRWSDGHPFTADDVVFAIEDCVKNTELYSSTPAQLAVAGKPVTVEKIDDYTVKFTFAAANALYLENLATPLGQHPTLFPKHYCSQFLPKYNPNIEADAKKAGVTSWTELFRSRCGDIEIPSRWGNVDKPTLDPWVVKEPYAGGATRVVMTRNPYFWQVDTEGNQLPYIDEINFGISQDVESLMLNVISGKIDIQERHISVLANKPTLSKNMEKGDYRLLTLVPSASQQCQIYFNITHKDPAMRKMFADKAFRQALSIGINRQELIDIVYFGQSEPYQAGPRPTHPWYNEKYARQFTEFDADKAGAMLDEAGYKKGGDGFRLRPDGQKVFFSIDVIPTLYPDLVDALELVKAHWAQIGVDMKVNTIERALYYTRGDDNAHDAAVWPGPGGLDPMLDPRDFFAFHPQGSRYAIPWTLWYTSNGARGEEPPESQKKRMKLFDEARSTADLDKRGAIMKQIFDIAAEEFETVGLCLAVGGFGIIRNNLRNVPEKEPDSWSWPNPGPAMPQQFTFTS, from the coding sequence ATGGCCAAAGAAATACTGTCGCGTGGCGTCACCCGCCGCGCCGTGCTTGGTGGCATGGCTGGTGTCGCGGCGCTGTCTATCGCCGGTCGCGTGTCTGCCGCAGGTGGCGAAGCGCCGGCACTTGCGCAACTCGCCAAGGACGGAAAGCTGCCGCCGCTCGCCGAGCGCCTGCCGAAAAAGCCGATGGTCGTGACGCCGTTCGAGAAAGTCGGCACCTATGGCGGTTCGCTGCGCCGCGGCCTTCGCGGTTCATCCGACCATAACGGCATCCTGCGTATGGTCGGCAACCAGAGCCTTGTGCGCTGGAACCTCGACTTTACCGCCGTGCAGCCGAACCTTGCCGAACGCTGGGAAGTCAGCGACGACGCAACACAATTCACGTTCCATCTGATCGAAGGCGTGCGCTGGTCGGACGGTCATCCCTTTACGGCCGATGACGTCGTTTTCGCGATCGAAGACTGCGTCAAGAACACCGAGCTCTACAGCTCGACACCGGCGCAGCTTGCGGTCGCCGGCAAGCCGGTGACCGTCGAGAAGATCGACGATTACACGGTGAAGTTCACCTTTGCCGCGGCCAATGCGCTTTATCTGGAAAACCTCGCCACACCGCTTGGCCAGCATCCGACGCTGTTCCCGAAGCATTACTGCAGCCAGTTCCTGCCGAAATATAATCCCAATATCGAGGCCGATGCGAAGAAGGCCGGCGTCACCAGCTGGACGGAGCTGTTCCGCAGCCGTTGCGGCGACATCGAGATCCCATCGCGATGGGGCAATGTCGACAAGCCGACGCTCGATCCATGGGTGGTCAAGGAGCCTTATGCCGGCGGCGCGACACGCGTCGTCATGACCCGCAATCCTTATTTCTGGCAGGTCGATACCGAGGGCAACCAGCTCCCCTACATCGATGAAATCAACTTCGGCATCTCGCAGGACGTCGAATCGCTGATGCTGAACGTCATCTCCGGAAAGATCGACATCCAGGAGCGTCACATCAGCGTTCTCGCCAACAAGCCGACGCTGTCCAAGAACATGGAAAAGGGCGACTATCGGTTGCTGACGCTCGTGCCTTCAGCCTCGCAACAGTGCCAGATCTACTTCAACATCACCCACAAAGATCCTGCCATGCGCAAGATGTTTGCCGACAAGGCGTTCCGGCAAGCGCTCTCTATCGGCATCAATCGTCAGGAGCTCATCGACATCGTCTATTTCGGACAGAGCGAGCCCTACCAGGCAGGGCCGCGTCCGACCCATCCCTGGTATAACGAGAAATACGCGCGCCAATTCACCGAATTCGACGCCGACAAGGCAGGCGCGATGCTCGACGAGGCCGGCTATAAGAAAGGCGGCGACGGTTTTCGTCTCCGGCCCGACGGCCAGAAGGTGTTCTTCTCGATCGACGTCATTCCGACGCTCTATCCCGACCTCGTAGATGCCCTGGAACTGGTCAAGGCGCATTGGGCTCAGATCGGTGTCGACATGAAGGTCAACACGATCGAGCGGGCGCTCTATTACACCCGCGGCGACGACAACGCCCATGACGCGGCGGTGTGGCCAGGTCCTGGCGGTCTCGATCCAATGCTCGATCCGCGCGATTTCTTCGCCTTCCATCCGCAGGGTTCGCGTTACGCCATTCCGTGGACGCTTTGGTACACCTCCAACGGCGCACGCGGCGAAGAGCCACCGGAAAGCCAGAAGAAGCGCATGAAGCTCTTCGATGAAGCGCGTTCGACGGCCGATCTCGACAAGCGCGGCGCGATCATGAAGCAGATCTTCGACATCGCGGCCGAGGAATTCGAGACCGTCGGCCTTTGCCTTGCCGTCGGCGGCTTCGGCATCATCCGCAACAATCTGCGCAATGTTCCCGAGAAGGAGCCGGATAGCTGGTCCTGGCCCAATCCCGGCCCGGCAATGCCGCAGCAATTCACCTTCACGAGCTGA
- a CDS encoding ABC transporter permease, producing MLVFIAKRFLWMIPSLFAVSFLAFVLIQLPPGDYVTTYIATLAASNEIVDQNTAAQLRERFGLGDPMLVQYFKWIWGILTRGDFGISFEWQQPVSDLIWERMALTLVLALSTLIATWAIALPIGVYSAVRKYSIGDYFFTAFTFFGLAVPSFLLALVLMYVAAVEFGQDVGGLFSPEYENASWSFAKMVDLFSHLWLPVIILAVSSTASLIRVMRANMLDELPKPYVTTARAKGLSEFRLLMKYPLMIALNPFISTIAWLLPNLISGSVVVAIVLNLPTAAPLLLQALMAQDMYLAGAFVLLICALTLIGSLISDILLALVDPRIRLE from the coding sequence ATGCTGGTCTTCATCGCCAAACGCTTCCTATGGATGATCCCATCGCTGTTTGCCGTCAGCTTCCTGGCTTTCGTGCTGATCCAGCTGCCGCCGGGCGATTATGTCACGACCTATATTGCGACGCTGGCAGCCTCCAACGAGATCGTCGATCAGAACACGGCGGCGCAATTGCGCGAGCGCTTCGGCCTCGGCGACCCGATGCTCGTCCAATATTTCAAATGGATATGGGGCATTCTCACGCGCGGCGATTTCGGCATCTCCTTCGAATGGCAGCAGCCGGTCTCTGACCTGATCTGGGAGCGCATGGCGCTGACGCTCGTTCTGGCTCTGTCGACATTGATCGCCACCTGGGCAATCGCGCTGCCGATCGGCGTCTATTCCGCCGTACGCAAATATTCGATCGGCGACTATTTCTTCACCGCCTTCACCTTTTTCGGCCTGGCCGTTCCGTCCTTCCTGCTGGCGCTGGTGCTGATGTATGTCGCGGCGGTCGAATTCGGACAGGATGTCGGCGGGCTCTTTTCGCCGGAATACGAGAACGCGTCCTGGAGCTTCGCCAAAATGGTCGACCTCTTCTCGCATCTCTGGCTTCCCGTCATCATCCTTGCCGTCTCCTCGACGGCGAGCCTCATCCGCGTCATGCGCGCCAACATGCTCGATGAATTGCCGAAGCCATACGTGACCACGGCACGGGCAAAAGGTCTCTCAGAGTTCCGGCTGCTGATGAAATATCCGCTGATGATCGCCCTCAATCCGTTCATCTCGACGATTGCCTGGCTGTTGCCCAACCTCATTTCCGGCTCGGTCGTTGTCGCCATCGTCCTCAATCTGCCGACGGCCGCACCTTTGCTGCTGCAGGCACTGATGGCCCAGGACATGTATCTCGCCGGCGCCTTCGTCCTGCTGATCTGCGCGCTGACGCTGATAGGCTCTCTGATCAGCGATATTCTGCTTGCGCTGGTCGATCCCCGCATCCGGTTGGAATAG
- a CDS encoding ABC transporter permease, with protein MADITVTNIPPDRAAVASQWQLIWWAFRRHRLAMVALVVTVLMYIVALLPGFFAINDPYLQNARATFHPPQKLHLIDTENGFSFGLHYYPMKLARDPETLAAIYKEDTTKRVDVQFFGRGYEYSVFGLFRTNIHLIASPDKTTPLLLFGADRLGRDVFSRTVQGSQISLSIGLVGVFFSLMLGIVLGGISGYYGGRIDFFLQRVIDFVLSLPTIPIWLAMAAALPQDWPATLQYMMITIILSLTGWAQLARVVRGRFLSLRTEEFVAAARLDGVRERRIIFRHMLPSFASHIIASITLAVPAMILAETSLSFLGLGLQPPTISWGVLLREAQNIRSIATAPWLFMPGCAVVVAVMALNLLGDGLRDAADPYNK; from the coding sequence GTGGCCGACATCACCGTTACAAACATTCCCCCGGATCGTGCCGCCGTTGCATCGCAGTGGCAGCTCATCTGGTGGGCTTTCCGCCGGCACCGGCTGGCCATGGTGGCGCTCGTCGTCACCGTGCTGATGTATATCGTTGCCCTGCTTCCCGGCTTCTTCGCCATCAACGATCCGTACCTGCAAAATGCGCGGGCGACCTTTCACCCGCCGCAGAAATTGCATCTGATCGATACTGAGAACGGGTTCTCCTTCGGCCTGCATTATTATCCGATGAAGCTGGCCCGCGATCCGGAGACGCTGGCCGCCATCTACAAGGAGGACACGACAAAACGTGTCGACGTCCAGTTCTTCGGGCGCGGCTATGAATATTCGGTGTTCGGCCTGTTCAGGACCAACATCCATCTGATCGCCTCGCCCGACAAGACGACGCCGCTGCTTCTCTTCGGCGCCGACAGGCTTGGGCGCGATGTTTTCAGCCGAACGGTGCAGGGTTCGCAGATCTCGTTGTCGATCGGCCTCGTCGGTGTCTTCTTCTCGTTGATGCTCGGCATCGTGCTCGGCGGCATCTCGGGATATTACGGCGGCCGCATCGATTTTTTCCTGCAGCGGGTGATCGATTTCGTGCTGTCACTGCCGACGATCCCGATCTGGCTGGCAATGGCCGCGGCCCTGCCGCAGGATTGGCCTGCGACGCTGCAATATATGATGATTACGATCATCCTGTCGCTGACCGGCTGGGCACAGCTCGCCCGCGTCGTTCGCGGCCGCTTCCTCTCTTTGCGCACCGAGGAATTCGTCGCCGCCGCCAGGCTCGACGGTGTTCGCGAAAGGCGCATCATCTTTCGCCACATGTTGCCGAGCTTTGCCAGCCATATCATCGCGTCGATCACGCTTGCGGTGCCGGCAATGATCCTTGCCGAAACCTCTCTCTCCTTCCTGGGGCTCGGTCTGCAGCCGCCGACCATCTCCTGGGGCGTGCTTCTGCGCGAGGCCCAGAACATTCGCTCGATCGCCACCGCGCCATGGCTCTTCATGCCGGGCTGTGCCGTCGTGGTCGCCGTGATGGCGCTCAACCTTCTCGGCGACGGCCTGCGCGATGCGGCCGACCCCTACAACAAATGA